A genomic window from Parasteatoda tepidariorum isolate YZ-2023 chromosome 10, CAS_Ptep_4.0, whole genome shotgun sequence includes:
- the LOC122271625 gene encoding uncharacterized protein: MEAEAFDTELFIDEVEKRRCIWDTECPDYKNRVLKKSAWQEIVDVFAEKNMTKEEKTLLDIFFSGNTLQKKWKHVRDNYSRELKKQETLKSGSGASKSNPYIYFQRLQFLQPIVTNKAVTDSLENSNELDDETELLHSQPRSDEPQTRAVDKNVNSNKRFKINPVDKQFIDILNKSVALREQRHAEVPNKDDDDKLFCMSLYTELQKVPAHGRLRTKIQLLEVIQRAQEFYNPSQIPQVPPSYYSSYPPPQTFNQMNYGSNVQRHQFQTVQESSSSGLLMGYSSQSAPMSPTPSVASTALSPTDSTISQANTDFSDIYD; the protein is encoded by the exons ATGGAAGCGGAAGCGTTTGACACAGAATTGTTTATTGATGAAGTCGAAAAAAGAAGATGCATCTGGGACACGGAGTGTCcagattataaaaatagagtCTTGAAAAAGTCTGCTTGGCAGGAGATTGTGGATGTGTTTGCAGAAAAAAACATGACAAAGGAAGAGAAGACACTTTTAG atatttttttttcaggcaaTACGTTGCAGAAAAAATGGAAACATGTTCGAGACAACTATTCTAGAGAGCTAAAGAAACAAGAAACTTTGAAATCTGGTTCTGGGGCAAGTAAGTCTAACccatacatatattttcaacGCCTTCAGTTCTTGCAACCTATTGTAACTAACAAAGCTGTTACTGATAGCCTAGAAAACAGCAATGAATTGGATGATGAAACAGAATTGCTGCATTCTCAGCCACGTTCAGATGAGCCCCAAACAAGGGCTGTTGATAAGAACGTCAATAGCAACAAAAGGTTTAAGATAAACCCTGTGGACAAGCaattcattgatattttaaacaaaagtgtTGCTCTTAGGGAACAAAGACATGCAGAAGTTCCAAATAAGGATGATGATGACAAACTATTTTGTATGTCTTTGTACACTGAGCTCCAAAAAGTACCTGCACATGGGCGGCTCCGTACAAAAATACAGTTATTAGAAGTCATTCAGAGGGCCCAAGAATTCTATAACCCCTCACAAATTCCCCAAGTGCCTCCGAGTTATTACTCATCGTACCCACCACCCCAGACATTCAATCAAATGAATTACGGATCCAATGTTCAAAGGCACCAATTTCAAACGGTTCAAGAAAGTTCCTCCTCTGGATTACTCATGGGTTACAGCAGCCAATCAGCACCAATGAGCCCGACACCATCTGTGGCATCAACAGCACTATCGCCAACGGACAGCACCATTTCTCAAGCAAACACggatttttctgatatttacgattaa